AACGGTTCCTTCGGAGCAGTTATCCCATAAGATGTgggtatacaaaattttgaactCGAAACATATTCACCCGCAGACAGTTGTCTGTTTGTAGCGGCTACTTCTTTTTGGAAATACATCTTAATCCCACTTATACCTTAGATATCGAACATTCCAAGGTTCTCTACCAAGTTGTGGCACTATAGTAATAAACATATAAGATATAAGAATCTTCAATCTTCAatattctatatattttattaaacaaagtaaaCTAAAGTGcttgtacaatataaaaaataactaaaaatacctataaatatttcacgttttGGAGAGCGTATAATACACATATACGAATGCCGCACATACTGAGAAACGTACAGTGAGCCAAGCCTCTTATAATAATCATTGCaacgaaaattttaaaaagagtAATGTTTATCTTATTAGTTTTGATTTTGTTCACACGTGGGACAAGTTAAGggctagtttttaactacgacTGCTAATTTATTATTCTGCATATTTCAAACTTCACTCGTTTACAACTATAAGTGTTGCCGAACTTAAATTGTCCCGTATATGAGAATTAAATTGACTCTAcgtagcaataaataaataatataatttgtcgccgaattaaaataatttagtacaaAAAAGGCTTCAGAATTTTCCTCTTTCTAACTACAGTAAAAGGAAGTAGGGTATTCGTACAAAATCTATATCTAGAGGTCCATTCGCATGAACAAATGCTAAGTAAAATTCCATCAAGAAAATAATGGAAATAATATAAACGAAACTACTAAGTATACATGTACATTATCACATTTGCCAAAGCTTACAACACTGCATTGGACCGACCAACGAGTGGAGGCGACCGTTCTTAATTCAAATTTCTATTGACAGTTCACTGACAGCTGTCAAATGAATCCACCAATCACAGACCAGCTGATACGCACACTCCTACGGCGTCAACATATCGATTTTTGACAGCTGTCAGTGTACAAACTGTCAAATTACTAGAAGGAGATAGATAGGAAAATATGCTTGggtttgttaatttaaaatgtgataTTTGTGCATTCATAAGCGAAAATTAGACGAATGTCAAAGTCTCTCTCAACCTTCCTACTCACACACACTATTGCACACATAGATACAATTCGGTGGGCGCTACGTTCGAATAATTTTCGCTTTTgaattgtacataaatattcCGGGATTCATAAACAGTATTAAGTATTGCGAGTGGTAGCAAACCACAGCGCAGTAACTACAATCGGATAGttcaaaacttaaacaaatattatgaagctcTGGTTTGCGTATTTAATAGGAGGTAGTGTTTGAAAGGAGATTTATGCATTAATATGACAATGTAACGGACGTTAAATGTATAGTAATTTACCTACAATTAAATGGTATAATGTACTTCGATTAATTACAATTCTAAAGCTATACTTAGGCGCTTACAAGTCTTCAAATTTCTCAATCACTCGccaaaattgtttacaaaataaaatgtgatgTTTTTAAAATCACAATGAGGCAGAGAAACTGTATAAAAGTAATATGTAGAACAGCCACGCCCGCCCACAGTCGGTCTGCAGCTCCGCactatacaaattaaaaaaaaacaagctgGCAGTAGACAACTCAGCGTTTGACAAGTTAACTGTCAAAAATGTTGGTAACTCACGAACAGGTAGTGACGTTAAGCTTTGCGAAATAGTCGAGTAGGCCTTGGAGACGTTTCTTGACTCGTTTCTGGTCGTCGAGGGTGCAGCCCAAGATGGCGGTCTCGAAGTTCTTGTCGGTGCCGGTGGAGGGGTCCGGCTGAGAGGTGCAGGCGTTCATGAAGGTCTGGCACCGGGTGTGCGCCACCACTGCGTCGTCGTGCACTGAGATTACCAACTGGTCTATGTACATGTTTACCTGGAAATAAagagtgttttttttatgaataagagggtatagatttgtttttttattcggAGCCGAAGGTTGTCTAACTGGTCTTCATTCTACTGTCTTGACAAACAAAGCGAAGAACTATTTATTCTGGATACTCAAGCGTCTTCTAAGTGTATCAGAAGATGCAAAGTTAACCAATCATTCCCTTAAAGTACcataaatagtaacaaaattattatgataatcaAGAATCaggagcaataaaaaaaataccaacaagCAGCCCAAAAAAACAATCAAGTCTCGCAAGACGTTGAGAAGGAACGCGTTTCCATTAACGGAAATAAATAAGTCAGTGGAAAAAACCAGAGAcatgaaaaagtaataatatcaattataacaTTCCCACACAATCATAGAAAAAACAATCGAGTTGTTATAAAGTATTACAAATATTCGTAGTGGAACGTACtgtagaataataattaacgCGTTCTTTTAATTACTATTCGCGACCCGTCCCACACTACTGAACATGTATGCAATAACGTTAATATTGATTCGTATTTACTTGcttctacattttttattggaaaaaaATTACTAAGACGGGGACCTAAGTGTACGAAGCCGAAACGAAATACATGTCCGTCTTAACTTAATGGACTAGTATCCAATTTGAAGACCTAGAACCTATTTCCCTTTTATACCcttctataaataaacacagACCATAATGTGAAGCAAATACGAAATATGATTCTGGCAAAAAAACTcgtttttttaccaaataaatatagGCTCCAACGTTGCGTTCAATGTCTTGAAATCATTTTgcgcatttttttattgtgggcagaaattgatacaaatataataagagCAACGGTTCTTACAAATGCCTACAAAGCTCTATTACAACACCCACTAAGTCATTTACCATAAAAGCCTAACAACAAATTGAAGTCATTATTTTACAGATAAAAGAGTATACAGTTAAACTTGTGTTTGTAGGCGTAAAACTAACTCTTACTTGATAGTCGTCTTTATAAAGAACTAGAGGCCTGCGACTCCGTCCGTGGGACACCCTTcccatgtaaatcccgatcccttggatactccggaataaaaagtagcctatccTATgagttattctgggtcttcagctacctacataccaaatttcatcgtaatcggatcagtagtatttgcgtgaaagattaacaaacattcatacatactcacaaactttcgcatttatagtattagtaggatAGAAGGATTTGATATGAAGATGcccataaaacatatttaaaaatgcacTCATTTTAAAGATGGACTATTAGATGAGCTTATAAGCATCTAACTGCATTTCCCTCCTATTCCAGTAGATTTACGACTATGACTAcaatacaatgaaataattattgagCCAAAATTACCTGGCCAGAGATTGTACTTATTACCCAAAATTGGACCGCAATGATCAAACGACATCGATATAATTAGAGAAATGTAAGTATGTACTAAAACCAACATAAAATAAAGCGTTTGTTTCATATCTTGTATTTTGGTGCCAATCTCGATGACAAACGTCAACAAGTTGTAAACAATGCCAAGTCGAGGGGACAACGCactcattaaaatgtattatgtcaTTGTTCAAAACGTTCCTATGTTTTATTGCCATCGCTCTTTTCATGCAAACCGATTCCCAGGCGTAATGTAACATTTATTCGATGTGTAGTTTAATTAATTGCTGATATTTTATCTTGGCAGATTTCTTGAAGCATTAAAGTTATTAAGACTAGCTTTAGCTCTCAGTTCCGCGCGACTGGATTCTTCTTTCCCTTTATCAGTATACTTTTTCCGAGATGTAATCTATCAAGACCCTACCTTATTTCATCTTTATTGACACAGCCATTTTTGTGACAAAATTGAtcatacaaacacacattttcccataaataattttagcaatGATGCAGAACACAAGAATCAATCTATTTCGTCTTCTCAAGATAAAGCAAAACATTAGTTCGCTAAGCATGTCACACACGGTTGCACTGCAAATTGTCTGAGCTATGCCTGTTTACCGGTCAATGAGTGCATCTGGCTGCAAGCACTTCGTAACGTCAACTACTTACTCACTGGAACGACTGACCTACTATCTCTTCAATATTTGAAGTCTGGAGTTCTATCCAACcaaatcaatactaatattataaagctgaagagtttgtttgtttgtttgtttgtttgtttgaacgcgctaatctcaggaactactggtccgatttgaaaagctctttcagtgttagatatcccatttatcgaggaaggctacaggctaaatatcatcacgctacgactaataggagcagagtaccagtaaaaaatgttacaaatatggAGAAAAATTGCACCCAtactctcttatatgacgcaagcgaagttgcgcgtgtcagctagtaatttacaACATCGAAATATTTGTTATCTTAATAAATGCATGTCAAATAAATCATGTAACAAAAACTATTCGAACATAAACACGGTCTATTTATTGCATGTAACCGCAGGTTGACCTTTAAGAAGTGATTAGTCGAAATGCGGAAACGCCGGTAACCTGAGTTTTAGACTAGAATATTTGACTGCGGACTGTTTCACTGTATAATTAAGACGGGAGATACTTGACATATTTCTGGCAACGTGACGAGTTACgcataatttacaatatttgaaaatgtcGCTTAAGCAATTATATCATCAACTTTAGGCGCTTCAGTCTCAGCCGAGTCTAGCAACAGACTCTATTTATCTGATCTTTTTAGACAAAGACTTTTAGCACTTTAAACATTCATACAGTCACGGATTTCCACCTCTCTATCCAGGTAACGCTCTGTGCTGGACATTTTATTTCAGAGCAGATAAAACGAGAAATGTAATGAATAAGAgagaaaaacattttcttttcgtTAAACGACTACCACACTCACAACACAGAACGTATCACTTACTATATGACATGCTTTTACAATAAAGAACCATCACATCCGCGATAATTATGAATCATTACATTATTCATGAGattacaaatcaaataaatttaaatttcaggTGCCAACAATTTCGGAGAAGTTCAGCTCAAGTTGTTATTCGAACGTTTGCAGCTCTcttataagataaatattttctaccaCAATGTTATGCCGATTATGACTAGAGTATAACACCAATATCAACGCAAGATCTTCGTAGaatcacttacccccggtttctgaggtacattaagcggtagtttatctattcagtagcgttgtttttgtatgagttttaacgctattgaatagataaactgccgctaaatgtacctcagaaactgggggttaataatttatgttaaacatGACATCCATACGCAGGGACGATTGCGCGAAACAAGTGTGTAATTAGCGTCGTTGAATGCGCCAGACGATGCATTTAATTGATGTTACGCAACGCATCGCATTGCAGGCtccagtgacgtcacaattagATTAATTGAGACGCGCCgtacattttatattgaatcATTATCTTGAGTATAAATACCTGGTACAGTGCTATTTTTGCGTCATATGTAATTTCTGCACTTCGATCTTCATTTGTGACACAGAAAGAGGTATTCGTCagatattctaaataaatacacgcattctttatttttatcttctacTGAATTATAGTCATACAAATATCGCAGGTGACAAAGAAAGATTTTGCGTGTGCTACTGATACAATCATATTTTCCTTGTTGTGTTTTCCTCCTCAATTTCTATCGACATCGTTAGGTCGCGGTCGTTACGTTTAGTttagtcttttttttatttaatatcggTTTCTTATGCTGTTTTCGACACTACAGTAAGAGCTGTAAAACCTATGTACAAATGATATGATGCATTGTGGCATATCACCTTTAATTcaaattaatcatttttataccTTTGTTTACCACATGCTCTAAGAAACAGTTGTTGTCGAAAACtatttacctacataaaatacgTTTTAACAATACATAAAGTAATTGTATGACTAATAATTGCCTTTAATCAATATTCAGTGGGccttcataaataaaatgttaattgaaaTCACAGCTGTCGAACTACGAACTTTCTCGTAAATTCAAGACCAATAATGTATGTCGCTCTAGTAAACTTTATTGATAATACAAAGAACGCTTTTTTATTGTACAAGTTGCACGTTGCAAAGACAACAAAGCATTTGTCCTTCGGCCACGACTACTGCAGCACGTCAAAAACACGCTACTAGGTCGATGCAGCCCGCTTTATTTTTCCTTTAGCGCACATAACATTGACATTTTACACCCGGCCAGTAAGTCAGGGCCGCATATTGTCGAATATCATTTCAACTCACGCATGCATTAAGTTGAAGTAAAACACAATACATGGGcactttaaaaaaactacttatcGATATTATGACTGTGTTTCTTTGCCTTGTTATTGGTAATACGATTGAATCGATTTGGTTAATTTTGGCTGTCGGTTATAGCCCGTAGAAGCGTATATCTAAGGAAACCTTTTTCTTCACACATTTTAAAGCGAAGTGAAGAGGTTTATTAGTTGGCGctctattaattaaaagtacttTGGCAATGTACATTTAGTTTAATCATTTTCCTGTTAAAGAAACATTGATTAGTGCGATTGTTTATGTTGCAATGTTTCCGCTATCGATTTCCTGGAATAACTGTAAGTTAGACACAAAGGCTAATTTGCAGACAGGTAttcagttataaaaaaaatgagagCATGGCTTAGGGGACCTGGGTTTTTTGCATTCACGAAACGACCATCGTGCTAGTATGAAATTAGATGCTTGTTATGATGTTAATCTAGATTCTGCCCGCGACATTGTctacgtgaaaagatttcccggggtcaAAATAACTCTACGTATTAATACAGgctataagctatcagtgtaccataatttaattaaaaccaaccGGTCGTTTTTCGTgcaagagtaacaaacaaacatacgcatttataatattagtatgaagtACTAAATTTTTTGACGATGAATATCCACCATCAGCATGACtcatttattcaaaaattgATTACTAATTGCGATACAATAAAACAGAGATAGAACATTAAGACCGCTAGTTTTTGCAAGTAAGTTCAACGAAATAGTCCCACGCCACAATAAATGTAGATCTAGTGATAGCCATCTACATACGATCTTGGCGCTCAAAGCTTATGAATGACGTCaccatcagcctagcctttcttccaagctatattggagtcggctttcagtctcaccagatgcagctggatatcAGTTCTTTACAAacagcgactgcctatcggaactccacaacccagttacctgggttataacacgataccctgcggtaagactggttgtcagactttcaagcttctgactattgttaactactatcaaagatcttagaaaacgacagccgggactcacaatttaacgtgtcttccgaaacacttATGAAAGACGTCATAGTGCCTATTAAAAACGGCTTAGTGCgattaataatatgataatggGGTTTCCCCGATTATGCAATATGAATCAGACTTCTCTAAACaggttttttttctaataaaacgtTGATAATGCAGacaaaaattgtgtttttctgACGTTTTTGATTCATAATCATTATGCATTGAAATCTGTTAAATACCCGTTTTGTGACAATCACTGAATCATACTaactttcaatattaattttacataagCTATATGACATGCATTTGTTAgggtaagtatataaattaccGCTATATGCTATCACTGATCAACTTTGGGAATTTTCCTCGTGCGACATTACGAGTTAGAGGAATTGCACACCATACCTACatgcgtttataatatttctgtttCACGATTTTGCCGTTGCCTTTGCCGACTTTTGGTCGAAATATATCTGAATATATatccaattattattataacatatacataataatacatatactcgtatttatttactgttaataTAAAACTGGAGGTATCTAAAACGTTAAAAaccattgacacgaagaagaagTTTTACGATAATAAACTAATGTTATGAGAATCGAGTTCAAAAACCAAATGAACCGTAAAAACGCCCTGTCTTAACAGACTCACAATAGAACTTTAAACTTTCTTTCCTTCTACTGTGTAGATAGTAGTCAATCATGTGTACCATTTTATTCAACAACAATCGAGACGAACTTTTAACACGCTATCCGACACCcgaaactatttaattttaaactgtagCTAGCTACTCATGTCAAAGCGAAACTGGCTTTAAAAGACACCTTGAGTTTTACAAACTAGTAAAGTATTAAAcaagtaacccccggtttctgaggtatatttagcagTACTTTATCTACTCATTAGCATTTTtactcttaaaaaaaatactattgaatagataaactaccgctaaatgtactcagaaacaggGGGTAGGACTAGTTAATAGGGTTTCCTACCTGGTGTAAGGCTTCCTCCTGTTGTGCGTCTCTGTCGGTGCGCACGGCGACTTCCACTGTCATGGCGCGCGCCAGGATCCGCTCAGCGTACCGAGTTATATCGTCTTTATCACCTGTACCATTGCAACAATTTATATCAGTTCTCACACTTATAAACTCTAAACTACATGAGAATTGTTGTCTGATAAACATATTCAGATACCATTAGAACAATAAGTAAGAAATGCATTAGGTATTATTTGAACACTCAGGATAAAATTCCTATGGAAT
The sequence above is drawn from the Anticarsia gemmatalis isolate Benzon Research Colony breed Stoneville strain chromosome 17, ilAntGemm2 primary, whole genome shotgun sequence genome and encodes:
- the LOC142979940 gene encoding BAG family molecular chaperone regulator 2 produces the protein MEVDQFAVELYAGEGSRLPLIDESSAFGTQAPKDRLIAILDQVEMRVERLRRDTVRIEEERDSLLSTLDSIKHSELLNDVSECDKDDITRYAERILARAMTVEVAVRTDRDAQQEEALHQVNMYIDQLVISVHDDAVVAHTRCQTFMNACTSQPDPSTGTDKNFETAILGCTLDDQKRVKKRLQGLLDYFAKLNVTTCS